The DNA window ACGATGAAGGTGGCGCGCTGGGCCACGCCGTCCTCGCCGAGCACGCCGCAGGCGTCGGTCAGCTCGCGCTTGATGTCGCTGAGCATCGGGAAGGGCAGTTCGCGCAGGTCCGGGTGGTCCTTGCGCCAGGCGTAGTGGACGAACTCGCTGTCCACGGACACGCCGAGCACCTGGGCGTCCCGGTCGGCGAACTCACCGTTCAGTCGGCCGAACTCGGCGATCTCGGTGGGGCAGATGAAGGTGAAGTCCTTCGGCCAGAAGAAGACCACCCGCCACTTGCCCTCGTGGGACTTGTGGTTGATCGACTCGAACGCCTTCTCGGCGTCCAGCGAGACGCAGGCGGTGAGCTCGTACTCGGGGAAGTGGTCACCGACAGTGAGCACAGTGTCCTCCTTGACAGCGGC is part of the Micromonospora olivasterospora genome and encodes:
- a CDS encoding peroxiredoxin; the encoded protein is MLTVGDHFPEYELTACVSLDAEKAFESINHKSHEGKWRVVFFWPKDFTFICPTEIAEFGRLNGEFADRDAQVLGVSVDSEFVHYAWRKDHPDLRELPFPMLSDIKRELTDACGVLGEDGVAQRATFIVDPNNEIQFAMVTAGSVGRNVSEVLRVLDALQTDELCPCNWNKGGETLDATGLLAGAGA